The sequence below is a genomic window from Hippocampus zosterae strain Florida chromosome 7, ASM2543408v3, whole genome shotgun sequence.
ATGACGAAGGAACTGACGATGACGATGCTCATCTTGAGGGTCTTCATGCGGGCTCTGGGAATCTGGTCTTTGCCGCTGCGTCGCAGACATCGCTCGCCATCTAAAGACACCCAACGGCTCAGTTCAGAGAAGCGCCATTGGAAGCCCGCTTGCCTAGTGGGGGCGCCGGGCGCGGTCACAGCAGCCTCCCGCGAACAACCAATCGCAGCTCTCCTGCGATTGGTCAAGACCCGAGCCCCGATTTGGGGGGACCGCTTCGTTTCTTTTGTTCACGCACCTTTGCTCTTGCGCATCTGCCCAGTGATCTTGGCGAGGATGCGGCCGTAGCAGAAGGTCATGACAAGCAGAGGGAAGACATAGAGCGTCACAAAGTGAAACATGTTGTACGCCGTCTCCTGCCAGCGGTGCCGGAAACTCCCGTGGCTGGCGCACTGAGTGAAGTCGGCCCCCTCGGCCTTAATGGCCCGAAAGATGAAAAGCTGAGAATGAGGAGAGTGAAAAGGTGAAGCAAGCGTGCGCTCGCGGGTCAACGCGCGGGGGGGTCACGCGGCTTTGCGGCCGCGCTTCGTTTGCACGTCAACAAATGGCGGGACATTTGTCGATCGGCGGCAAACGCCAAAGAGCTTTGAAAGCAAAAGTTCTTTGGGCCGCTTGTGGGGGGGGCACCGACTGCCTTTCGTACGCCGTTTTGACACGACGGCGGAGGTCCTGCGTGTCGTACGGGTTCGAAGCAACCGTGAAGAATCAAAGTCCAACTTGTTGGCAGGGTCGTACGCCGCGGGCCTTTCGGAGCCCCCGCCCATGGGTCAACGCCGGCCAGCCGGAGCGGAGCGACCGACTGAAATATCCAAACAAAAAGGCTTTTTTGGGGAGCGTGCGCTCAATCATAACAAAGCGCCAGCAGAAAACGACGAGAAATGACTTCGCCGATTGCACCGTCGGCGAGCGCGGATGGTGTGTGAATGTCCGGGTGTGGGCGCCCCCCCAAACGGCAGCTCTTTCGTGAACGCGCTCATTGTCTCTGagttgacccttttttttttcccctccacctCCAACCCCCAAAGCGCAGACTCGCACAAACGGGGCCGGCTCCACCCCCTTTTCTACCCGGGAGCTAAACGCCTCGCCCCTTCATATCGGCTTCATGGTGGACGTCTGCGCCACCGGCCAGCCCGCCGGGGTTTGCGGCGGAGGCCGTCGACGCCCAGAGCCAAACGCAAGCGGCTCCCCGTCAGCCCTTCTCTCTTATCGAGGATTGATCACCGCCGCTATTTTTAGCTAGCCTGCGTCACCGGGCTGCAGAGGCAGAGCGTCTGAGCTGCAACCTTGGCGGggttgagtcccccccccccccccatctttttgTGACCTTGTGATCTTTTGCGCAGGCCAACCTGCTTCTCCGCCATCATGCAACATGAGATGGGGAACCGGGCCCCACGAGGAAATCTCCATCCCAGCTCTGTCGGTCCTCATCAGCTCCACTTGTTAAGTACCGACAGTTTTTCATTCCAGTTGCAAGCAAAAGCTATTCGTGTGAAATTCTTCCTCCTTTTTGCAATGAACCACAAAATCATGCAGCGAGTCAGTCAGGCAAAAGATGGCGATGGTGTGGCTATTTTGTGAGACGGATGGCGCCATTCACCGCCCCCGTCCATGCATTTCGGCGCAAAGACTCTCCGCGCTTTGCTTTTTAGCGACCGCTACATATGGAATCGCGAACGAATGCCGCCGTGCTCTTGCTGAAGTCGACCGGTCCAAATCGCAATAGAAAGCTCAGGTGATACCGTACCTGCGGCGACGCCAGCAACAAGCTGAGCATCCAGGCGACCAGCAGCATGCGTTTGTTCCTCAGGCCGGCGTCCAGAGAATCCAGAGGATGAAGGATGGCACGGTAGCGGTCCAGGCTCACCACAACCAGGATGAAGGCTACCGAGTGCATGGCGAACAGCTTGAGGAAGCACAGCAGCTTGCACAGGACGTCGCCCGCGTACCACTGCACCGTCATATTCCAAACGGCGTCCAGCGGCATCACCACGAACGTCATCAGCAGATCGGCTGAGGCCAAGCTGGCGATGAGGGGACGCAGGTGCGCCGCCAGACGATAACCTCGGCCCCAGCGCACGCTGATCAACACCGACAGGTTGCTGAGAGCGGCAAAAACAAAGAGCGCCAGGGTGGCGGCCACGCGGCAGCGTGCGGCCACGGTGAAGGTCGGCGCCTCCCACTCGGGCGAGGTGGCGTTCGGCGCCGGCGGCAGGGCGGAGCCCTTGAACACAGGACCGGCGGGGGTGGAGAGCCGCAGCGACAGGTTCCCTGGCATCCTGCCGCCTGCATTCAGAACACAGAAAACCACGCCCATTAGAAGGAACCACCCCCCCGTCGGGTTTGAACGCACAATCTCGCCTTCACGAAGACGGCACAACAGTTGGTGTTCGGGACATGAAGTCCACGAATCGGACGGCCTCTTTATTGGTCAGGACGTGTACTTGTGGACGAACGGAAAACCAAATGGACAGATTTGGATTGAGACATTTGGATTGAAATGCGACAACAATAATAAAAGGGGGCCCAGGATCGAGCCTTGAGGGACCCCGCAACAACTGCGGAGCGCTGGATAGACAGAATGATCGCTCACTCGATAGATGGATAGCGACGTACGGTATGAAAGAGACACGTTCTTCTCAGGCATAAACAATGCAGTCAACAAGGTCCATCTTGAGGAAGCAAATTCTCGCAAGCTGGctgaaaagaccccccccccccacccccgtgccTCAATGAGAAACGGGTGTCGAATTTGTCACGTGGCGTCTATGGGTTTCGGTTGCTCGCTACTAACTGCGGCGCGTGAGCGCCCTCTCCCAGTGAACTGCAAGAATTCCTCATGCgccaaagaacccccccccccccccgacccccctcagCGTGGTACGTTTTTGGTGCCCTGAAGCAAAACCGGGACCGGCAGCAGAAAGGACACACGCCTTCTCCACCCGAGTCCTCTTAGGAGGAGACCACGCAGTTCAacgcgcccccccgcccccatcccacCAAACGTCGTCATTAAACAGTCGGCAATATTCTCACCTGCAACAATCTGCGGCAAATTGACTGGCGGCGAGCTCAAGTCCAAAACGACGGCAATCGTGTTGCCGGCAGGAGCTGTCCGACGTGCTGAAGCATCACTTGCTCTCTGCCCGCCTCGCGGTTTCGAACCACCTCGTAAATCGTTGCTCGCCCCCCCCAggtcggttgttttttttttctcctcttttgctAGAACCACCTCTGTGGTCATTAAGCCCGCCTTGAGGCACGCGTTCTGCCCCTTCCAGGCGAGATCAGCCAGCGCGAAAGAGGAGCTCGCATCTCTTCCGATTGGAGAAGTGGGCTGCGTGACGTGGCAACTGCTGCAGTCTGAGCGTGCGACACGGGGAACATGCACTGGGAAATTTCCAGGAATGCGACGGGCCGTTCTTGGAAAACAGTAGACCGCGTCCAAAATCACGTCGCCggtcatgcatccatccatccgtctattttttttcatccgctttgccgcgggaggtttcgcgggcgtgccggagcctatcccggccgtcaTTGGGCACAccccgaaccggtcgccagccaatcgaacCTGGGATCGGCTCCGTCACCCTCCTGTGGAGAagggattagaaaatgggtggCTGGATGAAGTTTAATAATAGGTGGAGAGCCcagtttggctggcaaccgattcagggtgtcccgcgcctactgcccggagacagctgggataggctccagcaccccccgcgaccctagtgaggatcaagcggttcggaagatgaatgaatgaatgaactggtGGAGATTTTTCTTCGCAAACGTCATGGCGATAACATGGATTTGCATCAAATTTTGTGGGTCGAagctaaagtaaaaaaactgaagGATCATCCCGCCAAGCTCACCCGACCACAAAACGACCGAAGCGCATCGTTTCGTATTGATGCGACCCTCGGAGTGACTGTACGTTCCGTGAAGGACAACGTCCATTTGAAAGTCGTTGAAAAAGTGTCCGCGTGGACATTGTACGGcccggggggcgggggccggggggcaaaACTACAGGGTCGATTGCCATTCAAATTCTCCGATAGTTGAGTGCGACTGTCGTTGTCGTCCGCTCGGGGTCGCCCTCCTCATATAAACGGCGTTCCCTTTGTTGCAGGGCAAGTCAAGTTTCTTCCCTCCGCGGGGCAGGTAATGCGGATTTAATTCCCCCGTCACGAGGGCCACGTATTCGCAGGTCGTTGATCGCCGAGACAGACCAACGTGAGACTGCCGTGGCGTGACGTCACTCCGCCAATAAGTTGATGAGAAATAATTCACGATTCCGATGTGCAAAGTAGGTCAGGGAGTCCACGGGCGTCGAGCTTCCACGTGCGTTCTGTCGGCAACGATAGAGGCGTGTAAAATAAAATGGTCCTTCGCGCTGTATTTTATGGATGGAATAGTGATGAATTTAACGTTAATGAAGGGATGCGACCATAATCCCTCGGAAGACGCAAATGTCAATGCTAAGTGGTGAGTCTGATGCTTTGTGGACGACGACGTCCATTTCGTATTCAAATGAACTAACTTTAGCAAAGGATACCACTCGGTGCGCGTCACAGGTCGACTTGCTGTTCACGCACTTGTACCGACCACTGAGTGGTGCGTGacactgttgggggggggggtgctcgacATTCATTTGGATCGAGAGACGGCGCCTGCATCCGCGTGAGCCTGATGCCCTTTCTTTTCGGACATTGGCATGCACGCACGTTCCTCggggaaaataaatcaaaagaataGGTCGGCAAATAAAGCTCGCTGTCAAAAGTCAACGGGTTTCAATTCCGAGAGCGAAATTGCAGAAAATGTCGACAATGAAAAGTACGTCCCGTCATTCGCTTGAAATGAACATGGCTCTTTTCGGGTCAAACGCAGACAACAACATTGCTATCGATCAATCAGCGGATTCGCTGTCTCCGCCGCGGAAATCGATAGCCAATCAGATATCCGGAAGGCGCCAGCGACACGCGCCAGGCAACCAATCGGCCCTCGACCGCAGTCGGCCCGACCAGTCAGGCGGCTGCCCGGGCCGCGAGGGGCGTGCGGCGCCGACCAATGAACTGTCTCTCGGGAGAGACGGAGGGGGCGATCGTCTGCGAGGCCCAATCATCGGCTCAGTGCCGCCTGCCGGTGCCGGGGACTGGTGGTGAGTGTACGCAGTAGCGCGTCTGGTCGGGACTGCGAACCCGGAGACGGTGCACACCGAGGCGAAAGCGAGACGCAGGTGAGACCGAGGAGGCGAGCGCGGCCCGGGATCCGAGCGGGAGACGTTTTGAAATGACAACGGCGGAATTCGGCGTGTGGCGGCGAGGGGGCTTGTTGTTATGTGGTCGTGATCCGGGTGCTTACGCTGATAGACAATAGAGCGGCTTTGCTCTGCTTTGCTTCGCTCAGCTCTCCTTTTGCTATGCTATGCTACGCTATGCTATGCTTTGCTATGCCATTAATTGATGCGGCTTGACACTGACGTGCGGCGGCCGTCGTCTCGAATGGTTTATGTCCACTCAAATGTCTCCTTTATCACCTTAAACTTTGCTCGCGGATGCTTGCGTTTTAACCAAAATGCGGTGTTTTACAACGAGATGTTGATCGCTTTGTGATGGAAACGGAATGCCTCCAGTCCTCTTCATTGTTTGATGCCGAGTCTCTCGGGGTTAGCCGGAGCCCGCGAATACTTTTTCATGCTCGTTTCAAGAGCAGCGGGATGAGATGAGGCGTTAGAATGCTTTTATGGAGGCCAAGCAGCTTGAAGTGTGTGTGGATTAAAGGCGCTGGGGAGGAGGCCGGCGGCTGCTGATGGCTCTCAGCAATTAGGGAGGGGGGGAGTGAggaggggggaagaaaaatacGAAATGTATCAGCCATTTACGCGCAGGCTCAACTGGGTCCATACGCACCTAAATGGCTGCCTGGCGCCTGACAGCGTCACCAAGCTCTCACCGGAAGAGGCCAAGCGATGAATGATTCGGGCCGAGGGGCCGATTTGTTCCCGGAGTGGCGGATAAACTAAGCTCGATGTGGCGTTAGGGAGCAAAAGGGAATCGATATTAAATGTAGTCTGCCCATTATTGTGCACTTGAACGCACGCGGCTTCTCGCTTTCACCTCGGCTGCTGCGCGCCGGACACGTCGCTGCCTTCCCCATCTCCGAGACCGCTTGGGTCAACTTtgcaacttgattttttttttcgggcgaaaACGGAGCCCCCGGCTTGGGCCCACGGGGCGTCAGCAGTGTTCCTTTGTATCGCAAAGCGAAGAGTTTGGCCAAGAAAACCCGAGTCGACGTCGACGAGGCGATTGGCGTTGCTTTGTCACAGTGTTTTTGCGAAAGAGCCCGCTATCATTTCCGACCGGCCGCTCGCCTTCACCGATTGTCACTTCCTTATCAATATGAAGCGGTCCAGAAATAGAAGCTACCAGAACTTGAGCAGCTCGCTCCCTTTTGCTCTCGATTGTGAATGAGTGGTTTCCGCCTGTTGGAGGGACTGAATGAACTGGAGTATTCTCAATGATGGAGTCTGATTTTCCCTTTTcccagctgcccccccccccccccccccaccggggCATGCCTGGTTTTTGCACTAttgaaataattttgtgatCTGGTCAACAATACCGTCGAAGAAATTGGCACCCGTTTTGTGAATTTCGATTTCAAAACACCTGagggaattgtgtgtgtgtgtggggggggggcagttccaGGGACAAACTGTTCGCGCCATTATCATAACCTGCTCGGGTCATGTTTTAAATGACACTTTCACAAGTGTGACAACAAGTCAGCCGTTTTCGATTGGAGCGCTCCACCCGCTGTTGAagtcatcccccccaccccattcacTATTTTGAAATGTATCTAGTTGAATTGATCAATCATCATggatgatttttattgatttatttgaccTCACCGCACACATTTCTTCGTGCATTTCTCTGCAGCGGTCGTTCGCCATCAATGTCGCAGTCCGCGCTTGACCGTCTCTCACGCGACACGCTTGAGccggacagttttttttctttctttctttgcttaGCTTGCGTGACGACTTCTCGTCACGCGTTCCTCCTCTCCGAAACAGCCTCTCTTGAGAATCGCTCCATCATTTGGAATAATTCTCCAAATCAGGATGTCGACTTCACTTGCGAGCTCCGCATCACGCGTGTTTTCACACCGCGTGATGTCACCGCATCAAATGCCCCAGTTTCCTAATTGTACGGTCGTTTGTGTGCATCGGAGCGCCGTAATGAGCATGTTTATTTCTTCAAGCGTGGGAAACATCTCGAGGTGGCCGATCGAAGGTGCAGATGCTTTTTCATCGGCGGCGTGGTCGAAGCGTCCGTCACCGAAATGGAACTGGTCGAGTTGAGCAAACGTGTTGCTCGCTTCTCGTTGTTGCAAAGTCTGCCTTTGTCGCTCGAGGGTTGAGGGGGAAACCCGGTGAATTTTCCATCACGTGATGAGAGTTCGCCCAATATCAAGCGTGGTCGCTCGTTTTTGTTTGGAATAGAAGAGCATTGTGAAATGAGTCACCCTGCGCTCTATTTGCTCGTCAAGAAGTGATAAACCACAGCAGAGTTTTTGTGCGAGCGAGACAAAATGTACTTGACCTTTGGAGATCATTCAGGTTGCGCAAAAGATCTTGAGGTGTCCTTGGCCTTCTTCCCCCAAACTAATCCTTGTTGGATTAGTTTTTCCAGTCGGCGCATTTGAACAAGCCGCGttatgcccacacacacacacacttccgtCCTCGTCTTCTCTGTAGGTGACAAAATCGTAACCTTCCGCCATGTTTTTGGAGCGCTGCGGACGCTCTATTGTTCTGCATTTTTAGCGTCAACAAATCAAATGGCAAGAGCCAGAAGTTACTCATTTCCTTACGCTGTGCGTGCGCCTTTTCAAtcccttttttattttggtgctcAGTATGGAAGTATTCTTCTCGGTTGTCGTTTTGTTCATGGATCCCTGTTCAGCCCGCTCGTGTATTTTTCAAAGCGTTTCGGAAATTGTCCGGGCAGTGGCGTGGCGACTGCAGGCAATGAAATGACCCGATGTTCTCCGTCGAAGTTGTGTGTCGATGCGTGAGGTCGGCTGTCCTCGGGGTCACCTCTGACCGCCAGGTGGCGCCATCCGGGTCCTTGGTATCAGCCACTTGACTCGCCAAGATGTCAAGATGCGCCAAACTGACCATCGGGTGCATTTTTTGTCTGCCTCTCGATCGCTTTGGTTCAGGCAGCGTCCCGGTGGCCGCGAGGGCGTCCCCCGGGCGTCCCGTAGAGCTATCGCGGGTCTGTTTGGAAGGGATCCCGCTTTTCAGAACCGCAtatagccttttttttaaaatttcttgaCGCCCTTGCTACTATTTTGAGCCTTTTCACCACATGTAAGAAAATCTTTCCGCGTGTCTAAAATCACCTTTTGTGAAAACGGCGAGCAATTCAGACAGATGAATGCTGGTCATTTGGAGACACGGATATGGGGAATCTGATGGGTATGCCtcctggaccccccccccccccccctctctctctcactgctAGGACCTTTCACTCAGCATTGATGAACCTCCCCAAGTGCCCCCCTCCCATGCTGCATCGCAATGTGTTTTGATTCCAGAAGCGACTGTACGCCGTGTTGAGTGACCCGAAAGCTGCATTCAAGCTCCTCATTAGCAACGGAAAAGGGCAATCCCCGTTCCTGGGCGCTAATCATTTGCTACGATGTCAACGGACGAGCGCATAGCAATCCAGCAATCCGTCGGTGCACATTCCAACCGTGGCAAAATGACAagtgcttctttttttaaatttttagttGTACTGGTTGAAATGGATCAGCGGGcgggcggcggcagcagcaacGTGAGCTATGACTAATCCGCTCGGTGAATAAGCAGAGAGCAGATCATTGCGGCGTTGCCGTGCAGCATTTCGCCAGGTACCGCGCAAGGTCAACTCGTATCAATGAAATCCTCCCCCAGAGCGGAAGACATCGGCACAGGCGTGACTccgaggtttttgtttttttttggggtgttcttGTCGGTTTTTACAGGTCTTGAAATGTAAGACTCGCCATATTGCTCCAAATGATTTCCATCTCATCAGGATTGTTCGATTTGCGTTGGCATCCTCACGGAATAGTCAACACcgctgatgtttgtttgtttttttttttttcccccaaactgaTGAGTCACAAACGCAGGTCGAAAAGCAAGAAAATTATGTAATGCGCATGTCAGATGCATGACTCAGAAACTCAGCAGAACTGCGAAGGGAATCGTGTTGAGGCCGCCATTCTCCTTCCAAATTGCCACTTTGTCCTCGATGTTTTAGCCTCGACCCAAAACGACAAAACTGATGCGCTCTGATCCAAATTGGCCAAGCCCGGAGTTGCAAACGTGGATCATTTTCAACTTGACAAAATCTTTCCACGACCTTTCAAGTCTattttgggggaaggggggggggcagcggggTAGAAACATTTGCCCTCCAAATACTCATTTTCAGAAGATCGAGGTTATCTGAGGGGACTCCTGGTCCAGtttggcctttttaaaaaaaaaaaaaattgcgcgtCGGGCGCAGCGCTTTTGTCATCGAAATGGGCGCACGCCTTCCTCGCTATGCCTGATTTTGCCGCCGCTCGTATGTTTTTGAGACGATatgaaaaataatgtttcaATCACGTACAGCTTTGCGTTGTGCCGCTCCCAAGTGGAAACGGATCAATGTCGCTTCTtgcaaaagttttgaaatgattgaactcggcttcttcttcttttttttttttttgccatccccAAAATTCGGCATCctcgcaggggggggggtgtagactttTCCTCGATGGACTCGTCCTTAGGGACGAAAAGTCACTTTTTCTCGCCTCCCTTTTAACGTGCGCTCCCGAAGCTCCGGCGTGTCCCGCGGTTAATCCGCCCATTGTCTGGTTGCTATTTTTTGCTGGCCAATCCACAGAAATGTGAACCTGTGGCCAACTTGTCAACACGCGAGAGCAGCGACTATCGGAAGTGCGCGAGAGAGGCATCGGgacatctttctctctctctgcggGATATGGAGAGTCCTGTCGGCCACCGCGTTGGGCCCTATTTTCAGATATCCCCGCTACCTCAGAGTGCCTCGCTCTGACTAAATGTCTCATGTTCCCgccgcttcctttttttttttttcttccccccctccccctctcattTGGCTGGCGAAACAGTGAATGCCCCACCCTGCGGTCTGAAGTTCTGCTCTCCCTCCTCTGTCAAGATGCCAGCTCTTCAAGGAAGAGATTTTCCCCTCTTTCTGCTCTGAAAACACAGGGCCGCCGCTCCtccccctctgcccccccccccccccccccttctccgtGTGACGACCTGACCACTAACAGCTACGTATTAAGAGATGATTCCATACCCTGAGGTTGCAAACCGGCTTCAACTGGTTCAGTGCGTTTTGACTGCGCTGTCTGTCTCTaggcaaaaacaaataaattgcccccccccccccaaaaaaaaatggcatgacGTGTACCTTCCCCCTCGCCCTCCGCCCTTAAAGCAACACAATACTGTGGCCGCACATACCTCTCTCGTCTGACGATGACCATGCGTACTCTTTGGCTGTTGTTCGCGGAGGTTAGATTCGTCAAAGGTAGCGCGAGTCTTGCCGATgtggctcggggggggggggcaatggagGCTTTGGCTCCACACGTTGACTGACTTTGGCcctgttgtgtttttctttgtttccacTTCAATGTTGTAAACGATACGGAGCGCAGAAAGCGACGCGCTGAGTTGCATAATCAATTCCTAGGAACGCCGGTGCTCCTTAGCAGACTATTTTTGGATTGCGCTGGCTCCAttgtcacttttttggggggggtctgaCTCGTGGTGATGTCTCGCTTCGATTTGATTTGGAATCGGACCCAGACCCAACAACGGCCGTTGAGCTGTCATTGCTGGTCGTGCGCTAGCCAAAGATGGAGAAGCTGCTTCTGTGGCATGGCCCCATTTGCTGTTTTCACCTTTTTGGTACAAATCGGAAATGGATGACTAGGGTTCGActttgccttgctcaagggcgcCTCGACGGCAGTATTCAGGACACCCGATTTATCTCCGTGTGATgggcaaaatattagaaacacttCCCGGTAGGCGCCGCATTGCCACGACAGAGTAAAACTGATCATCGGGTTGAagctttctttgttttgaagccTTCATCAATACTTCCCGGTGAGGTgtcgggtgggggggaaagCTTCAGAATCGGGCGCCCCCGACCCGGTCAAGGCTGCGCTGCAAATACCGCCGCTGCTGAAGCAATGTGTCCCATGTGTGCGGCAGCATGGAAGCCCCCCCACTACATTCAAAAGAAGGATTAAGGAGGCGCTGAGACGGGGACGAGGGGGGCCGACATGCTCCCGCACACCCGGGACGGCGTGCGGGGGACTCGGGCGTAGGCCCGTGCGGGCCGTGGAGCccgatttcaaaataagagccgCTATTTAACCGCATAAACCGAGCTTGGCGTGGCGCTTTCTTTTGGGTCCGCAGCGAATGAATAATTCAAGCGGCTCGCCGTTTTGTCACTCGATCCGTTTTTT
It includes:
- the LOC127604911 gene encoding gonadotropin-releasing hormone II receptor-like isoform X5; the encoded protein is MDVVLHGTYSHSEGRINTKRCASVVLWSGGRMPGNLSLRLSTPAGPVFKGSALPPAPNATSPEWEAPTFTVAARCRVAATLALFVFAALSNLSVLISVRWGRGYRLAAHLRPLIASLASADLLMTFVVMPLDAVWNMTVQWYAGDVLCKLLCFLKLFAMHSVAFILVVVSLDRYRAILHPLDSLDAGLRNKRMLLVAWMLSLLLASPQLFIFRAIKAEGADFTQCASHGSFRHRWQETAYNMFHFVTLYVFPLLVMTFCYGRILAKITGQMRKSKDGERCLRRSGKDQIPRARMKTLKMSIVIVSSFVICWTPYYLLGIWYWFQPTMIRHTPEYVHHVLFVFGNLNTCCDPVIYGFYTTSFRADLADAMACCRGRRAGEDSPRSVDGLAARNAATAAAAEMESDLSSNPHSGNL
- the LOC127604911 gene encoding gonadotropin-releasing hormone II receptor-like isoform X1 is translated as MTAGIGSGTPAKPPAAKRMKKNRRMDGCMTGDVILDAVYCFPRTARRIPGNFPVHVPRVARSDCSSCHVTQPTSPIGRDASSSFALADLAWKGQNACLKAGLMTTEVVLAKEEKKKTTDLGGASNDLRGGSKPRGGQRASDASARRTAPAGNTIAVVLDLSSPPVNLPQIVAGGRMPGNLSLRLSTPAGPVFKGSALPPAPNATSPEWEAPTFTVAARCRVAATLALFVFAALSNLSVLISVRWGRGYRLAAHLRPLIASLASADLLMTFVVMPLDAVWNMTVQWYAGDVLCKLLCFLKLFAMHSVAFILVVVSLDRYRAILHPLDSLDAGLRNKRMLLVAWMLSLLLASPQLFIFRAIKAEGADFTQCASHGSFRHRWQETAYNMFHFVTLYVFPLLVMTFCYGRILAKITGQMRKSKDGERCLRRSGKDQIPRARMKTLKMSIVIVSSFVICWTPYYLLGIWYWFQPTMIRHTPEYVHHVLFVFGNLNTCCDPVIYGFYTTSFRADLADAMACCRGRRAGEDSPRSVDGLAARNAATAAAAEMESDLSSNPHSGNL
- the LOC127604911 gene encoding gonadotropin-releasing hormone II receptor-like isoform X2, which codes for MTAGIGSGTPAKPPAAKRMKKNRRMDGCMTGDVILDAVYCFPRTARRIPGNFPVHVPRVARSDCSSCHVTQPTSPIGRDASSSFALADLAWKGQNACLKAGLMTTEVVLAKEEKKKTTDLGGASNDLRGGSKPRGGQRASDASARRTAPAGNTIAVVLDLSSPPVNLPQIVAGGRMPGNLSLRLSTPAGPVFKGSALPPAPNATSPEWEAPTFTVAARCRVAATLALFVFAALSNLSVLISVRWGRGYRLAAHLRPLIASLASADLLMTFVVMPLDAVWNMTVQWYAGDVLCKLLCFLKLFAMHSVAFILVVVSLDRYRAILHPLDSLDAGLRNKRMLLVAWMLSLLLASPQSVAPLRLAGVDPWAGAPKGPRRTTLPTSWTLILHGCFEPITGQMRKSKDGERCLRRSGKDQIPRARMKTLKMSIVIVSSFVICWTPYYLLGIWYWFQPTMIRHTPEYVHHVLFVFGNLNTCCDPVIYGFYTTSFRADLADAMACCRGRRAGEDSPRSVDGLAARNAATAAAAEMESDLSSNPHSGNL
- the LOC127604911 gene encoding gonadotropin-releasing hormone II receptor-like isoform X3, with translation MTAGIGSGTPAKPPAAKRMKKNRRMDGCMTGDVILDAVYCFPRTARRIPGNFPVHVPRVARSDCSSCHVTQPTSPIGRDASSSFALADLAWKGQNACLKAGLMTTEVVLAKEEKKKTTDLGGASNDLRGGSKPRGGQRASDASARRTAPAGNTIAVVLDLSSPPVNLPQIVAGGRMPGNLSLRLSTPAGPVFKGSALPPAPNATSPEWEAPTFTVAARCRVAATLALFVFAALSNLSVLISVRWGRGYRLAAHLRPLIASLASADLLMTFVVMPLDAVWNMTVQWYAGDVLCKLLCFLKLFAMHSVAFILVVVSLDRYRAILHPLDSLDAGLRNKRMLLVAWMLSLLLASPQITGQMRKSKDGERCLRRSGKDQIPRARMKTLKMSIVIVSSFVICWTPYYLLGIWYWFQPTMIRHTPEYVHHVLFVFGNLNTCCDPVIYGFYTTSFRADLADAMACCRGRRAGEDSPRSVDGLAARNAATAAAAEMESDLSSNPHSGNL
- the LOC127604911 gene encoding probable G-protein coupled receptor 63 isoform X6, producing the protein MTAGIGSGTPAKPPAAKRMKKNRRMDGCMTGDVILDAVYCFPRTARRIPGNFPVHVPRVARSDCSSCHVTQPTSPIGRDASSSFALADLAWKGQNACLKAGLMTTEVVLAKEEKKKTTDLGGASNDLRGGSKPRGGQRASDASARRTAPAGNTIAVVLDLSSPPVNLPQIVAGGRMPGNLSLRLSTPAGPVFKGSALPPAPNATSPEWEAPTFTVAARCRVAATLALFVFAALSNLSVLISVRWGRGYRLAAHLRPLIASLASADLLMTFVVMPLDAVWNMTVQWYAGDVLCKLLCFLKLFAMHSVAFILVVVSLDRYRAILHPLDSLDAGLRNKRMLLVAWMLSLLLASPQMASDVCDAAAKTRFPEPA
- the LOC127604911 gene encoding uncharacterized protein LOC127604911 isoform X4, giving the protein MTAGIGSGTPAKPPAAKRMKKNRRMDGCMTGDVILDAVYCFPRTARRIPGNFPVHVPRVARSDCSSCHVTQPTSPIGRDASSSFALADLAWKGQNACLKAGLMTTEVVLAKEEKKKTTDLGGASNDLRGGSKPRGGQRASDASARRTAPAGNTIAVVLDLSSPPVNLPQIVAGGRMPGNLSLRLSTPAGPVFKGSALPPAPNATSPEWEAPTFTVAARCRVAATLALFVFAALSNLSVLISVRWGRGYRLAAHLRPLIASLASADLLMTFVVMPLDAVWNMTVQWYAGDVLCKLLCFLKLFAMHSVAFILVVVSLDRYRAILHPLDSLDAGLRNKRMLLVAWMLSLLLASPQSVAPLRLAGVDPWAGAPKGPRRTTLPTSWTLILHGCFEPVRHAGPPPSCQNGVRKAVGAPPTSGPKNFCFQSSLAFAADRQMSRHLLTCKRSAAAKPRDPPAR